One window of Mauremys mutica isolate MM-2020 ecotype Southern chromosome 6, ASM2049712v1, whole genome shotgun sequence genomic DNA carries:
- the RFESD gene encoding Rieske domain-containing protein isoform X1, translating into MHNQLDMDLHSSIETPDKVKADAPVYIGKEEDIKQSQRITASVHDREVVVFYHEGKFYAMDRRCYHAGGPLYLGEIEDINGQPCIICPWHKYKITLATGEGLYQAINPTEPSATPKWRSKGIKQRTHKVTVDNGSVYVTPSDLSISCDSDYYADKYKKTGSSDMKK; encoded by the exons ATGCATAATCAGCTG GACATGGATTTGCACAGCTCAATTGAAACACCTGATAAAGTAAAGGCTGATGCTCCTGTATATATTGGTAAAGAAGAAGACATAAAACAGTCCCAAAGAATAACAGCCAGTGTCCATGACAGAGAAGTTGTCGTTTTCTACCATGAAGGGAAATTTTATGCCATGGACCGTCGCTGTTACC ATGCAGGAGGTCCTTTATATCTTGGAGAGATAGAG GATATCAATGGACAGCCCTGCATTATTTGCCCTTGGCACAAGTATAAAATTACTTTGGCAACAGGAGAAGGCTTATATCAAGCAATAAACCCTACAGAACCATCAGCAACACCAAAATGGCGATCAAAAGGAATAAAGCAAAGAACTCACAAGGTTACTGTAGACAATGGAAGTGTTTATGTGACTCCTTCGGACTTATCTATCAGCTGTGACTCTGATTACTATGCTGATAAGTACAAAAAGACTGGAAGTTCTGATATGAAAAAATAA
- the RFESD gene encoding Rieske domain-containing protein isoform X3, whose amino-acid sequence MHNQLDMDLHSSIETPDKVKADAPVYIGKEEDIKQSQRITASVHDREVVVFYHEGKFYAMDRRCYHAGGPLYLGEIEDINGQPCIICPWHKYKITLATGEGLYQAINPTEPSATPKWRSKGIKQRTHKVRRKSFYFIF is encoded by the exons ATGCATAATCAGCTG GACATGGATTTGCACAGCTCAATTGAAACACCTGATAAAGTAAAGGCTGATGCTCCTGTATATATTGGTAAAGAAGAAGACATAAAACAGTCCCAAAGAATAACAGCCAGTGTCCATGACAGAGAAGTTGTCGTTTTCTACCATGAAGGGAAATTTTATGCCATGGACCGTCGCTGTTACC ATGCAGGAGGTCCTTTATATCTTGGAGAGATAGAG GATATCAATGGACAGCCCTGCATTATTTGCCCTTGGCACAAGTATAAAATTACTTTGGCAACAGGAGAAGGCTTATATCAAGCAATAAACCCTACAGAACCATCAGCAACACCAAAATGGCGATCAAAAGGAATAAAGCAAAGAACTCACAAG GTCAGGAGAAAAagcttttattttatcttctga
- the RFESD gene encoding Rieske domain-containing protein isoform X2 translates to MDLHSSIETPDKVKADAPVYIGKEEDIKQSQRITASVHDREVVVFYHEGKFYAMDRRCYHAGGPLYLGEIEDINGQPCIICPWHKYKITLATGEGLYQAINPTEPSATPKWRSKGIKQRTHKVTVDNGSVYVTPSDLSISCDSDYYADKYKKTGSSDMKK, encoded by the exons ATGGATTTGCACAGCTCAATTGAAACACCTGATAAAGTAAAGGCTGATGCTCCTGTATATATTGGTAAAGAAGAAGACATAAAACAGTCCCAAAGAATAACAGCCAGTGTCCATGACAGAGAAGTTGTCGTTTTCTACCATGAAGGGAAATTTTATGCCATGGACCGTCGCTGTTACC ATGCAGGAGGTCCTTTATATCTTGGAGAGATAGAG GATATCAATGGACAGCCCTGCATTATTTGCCCTTGGCACAAGTATAAAATTACTTTGGCAACAGGAGAAGGCTTATATCAAGCAATAAACCCTACAGAACCATCAGCAACACCAAAATGGCGATCAAAAGGAATAAAGCAAAGAACTCACAAGGTTACTGTAGACAATGGAAGTGTTTATGTGACTCCTTCGGACTTATCTATCAGCTGTGACTCTGATTACTATGCTGATAAGTACAAAAAGACTGGAAGTTCTGATATGAAAAAATAA
- the SPATA9 gene encoding spermatogenesis-associated protein 9 gives MMPIKPIGWICGQVIKRFSGQVYLIQRAVVEIIDEIKDEFPTIIGMQQPNQEIVPVLQASRSVVASAFSSSPGVRVINGLNRISTSSKSVAKVLQPKLVQNFAELNTLSHRLLKNVNIPKQPLYKNQGRTFSLFDVISYPAKTALTSIMCASYAALIYVAVSINTVLGKIKYIVQEEKTSRENAENEDEKDVFSKYEDLASYAVPSPEKQVFSKFPVEDSTKSTIHILHSALDQDTVLSSGTEAQTGL, from the exons ATGATGCCCATCAAACCAATCGGATGGATATGTGGGCAGGTGATCAAAAGATTTTCTGGACAAG TTTACCTAATCCAGAGAGCAGTTGTGGAAATTATAGATGAGATTAAGGATGAATTTCCAACCATAATTGGAATGCAGCAGCCAAACCAG GAAATTGTTCCCGTTCTACAAGCATCCAGATCAGTTGTGGCAAGTGCATTCTCTTCATCTCCTGGAGTAAGAGTTATTAATGGGCTAAACAGAATATCAACATCTTCAAAATCTGTTGCCAAAGTCTTGCAGCCAAAACTTGTACAAAATTTTGCAGAGTTAAATACTCTGTCTCATCGTCTTCTGAAAAATGTAAACATACCAAAGCAGCCTCTCTATAAAAATCAG GGTAGAACATTTTCCCTGTTTGATGTGATCTCCTATCCAGCAAAGACTGCTCTCACCAGCATAATGTGTGCTTCCTACGCAGCACTAATTTATGTG GCAGTCTCTATTAACACAGTACTagggaaaataaaatacattgttCAAGAAGAAAAGACCTCAAGAGAAAACGCTGAGAATGAGGACGAAAAAGATGTATTCTCCAAATATGAAGATTTAGCAAGTTACGCTGTACCCTCTCCAGAGAAGCAAGTATTTTCTAAATTTCCTGTTGAAGATTCAACTAAGAGCACCATTCACATCCTACATTCTGCACTGGATCAAGATACAGTACTTAGTAGTGGAACTGAAGCTCAAACAGGCTTGTGA
- the LOC123372507 gene encoding carnitine O-palmitoyltransferase 2, mitochondrial-like, producing MLRARPACGGVVLLRRPGPVGRRRGYWRTVGLTESIISELDTDHHFVHRSTIPTMHFQDSLPRLPVPKLEDTVKRYLAAQKPLLDDDQYRNTEKIAREFEKGVGRKLHQDLVEFDKKNKHTSYISDPWFDMYLCARDPVVLNFNPFISLNPDPKEAYNSQVVRATNLVVSSIKFLNSLNNELLRPDIYYVNPKWSQSRLFKKFIRLLPTSVSWYGAYMVNAYPLDMSQYKRLFNSSRIPKLNKDELFTNELGRHLLVMRNGHFYVFDVLDPGGNILHPSEIQAQLIYILQDADRLPEFSLCYLTTEDRNTWAAVRQQLLEAGNEDNLQKIDGAVFCLCLDNISPKDDTELSHCMLHGRGFNRWFDKSFSLIITSDGTAGVNFEHSWGDGVAVLRFVNEVYRNSTRHPAIVPHSSPAALSATKCERLEFKLNDSIQSAINAARMKFEETNEKISVRMFEFRKFGKEFLVKQKLSPDAVFQLACQMTAYRQFGKIISSYEACSTAAFKHGRTETIRPTSIVTKQCSHAFVEERSKHSVAELRNMIDECSKYHRRLQLEAALGKGFDRHLFALKHLSVSRGDPMPELFLDSAYQKLNHIILSTSTLHSPAVHLGGFGPVVPDGFGIGYNVFDTWVGCNTTGYLNRELQEFLRCLEYSLNDILDVLEGRPLV from the exons ATTACCTGTTCCAAAATTGGAGGATACTGTGAAGAGATATTTGGCTGCTCAGAAACCTCTATTGGATGATGATCAGTACAG AAATACTGAAAAAATTGCCAGGGAGTTTGAAAAAGGAGTGGGCAGGAAGTTACACCAAGATCTTGTTGAATTCGATAAAAAGAATAAACATACAAGTTATATATCAG atCCCTGGTTTGATATGTATCTCTGTGCGAGAGATCCTGTTGTTTTAAACTTcaacccttttatttctttaaatcctGATCCAAAAGAAGCATACAACAGCCAGGTAGTGAGGGCAACAAATCTGGTAGTATCATCAATAAAATTTCTTAACTCTCTAAATAATGAGCTTTTACGGCCAGATATCTATTATGTCAATCCAAAATGGAGCCAGAGTAGGCTCTTCAAAAAGTTTATTCGCCTTCTTCCAACCTCTGTGTCTTGGTATGGAGCTTATATGGTAAACGCATATCCCTTAGATATGTCACAATATAAGCGTCTCTTCAACAGTTCCAGAATTCCTAAATTAAACAAAGATGAACTTTTTACTAATGAATTGGGAAGACATTTGTTGGTGATGAGAAATGGACATTTTTATGTTTTTGATGTTTTGGATCCTGGTGGTAATATTCTGCATCCATCTGAAATCCAGGCTCAGTTAATTTATATTTTACAAGATGCAGATCGCTTGCCAGAGTTTTCCCTTTGTTATCTCACCACGGAAGACAGGAATACTTGGGCAGCAGTAAGACAACAGCTtctcgaagcaggaaatgaagacaACTTACAAAAAATTGATGGTGCAGTTTTTTGCCTATGCTTAGACAATATTTCCCCAAAGGATGATACTGAGCTGTCACATTGTATGCTTCATGGACGTGGTTTTAATCGTTGGTTTGACAAATCCTTTAGTCTGATTATCACTAGTGATGGCACTGCAGGGGTAAATTTTGAGCATTCTTGGGGAGATGGAGTTGCAGTACTTCGTTTTGTTAATGAAGTATATAGAAACAGTACAAGGCACCCAGCTATTGTACCCCATTCTAGTCCTGCTGCGTTAAGTGCTACCAAGTGTGAGAGACTGGAGTTTAAACTGAATGATTCAATCCAATCTGCTATAAATGCTGCACGTATGAAATTTGAGGAAACAAATGAGAAAATATCTGTGAGGATGTTTGAATTCAGAAAGTTTGGAAAAGAATTTTTAGTGAAACAAAAGCTGAGTCCAGATGCTGTTTTTCAACTTGCATGTCAGATGACTGCTTATCGACAGTTTGGAAAAATTATTTCTTCTTACGAAGCATGTAGCACTGCTGCTTTTAAACATGGCCGCACGGAAACTATTCGACCTACATCTATAGTAACAAAACAATGTTCACATGCATTTGTTGAAGAACGAAGCAAACACAGTGTAGCAGAACTGAGAAATATGATTGATGAATGTTCAAAATATCACAGACGGTTGCAACTGGAAGCTGCATTAG gtaAAGGATTTGATCGCCATTTGTTTGCATTAAAACATCTTTCAGTGTCCAGAGGTGATCCTATGCCTGAACTATTTCTTGACTCAGCCTACCAAAAACTAAACCATATTATCCTTTCAACTAGTACGCTACACAGTCCTGCAGTTCATCTTGGTGGATTTGGGCCAGTGGTGCCAGATGGTTTTGGAATTGGATATAATGTATTTGATACGTGGGTAGGATGTAACACAACTGGCTATTTAAATAGAGAACTACAAGAATTTCTTAGATGCCTTGAGTATAGTTTAAATGATATTTTAGATGTTTTAGAAGGAAGACCTCTTGTGTAA